One Solanum lycopersicum chromosome 4, SLM_r2.1 DNA window includes the following coding sequences:
- the LOC138347847 gene encoding probable sodium/metabolite cotransporter BASS3, chloroplastic: MVVSQATSSILAVIVVVCFLIRATVAADISSPAFGMSPKFYADFVLRSYVAGTQLSSYVSFLSKNNMAFSILLTSSSTIASVLITPFLTSLLISLVVPADAVAMAKSILQVVLLPVALGLVLNTSVF, translated from the exons ATGGTGGTCTCGCAGGCAACTTCATCGATCCTTGctgtaattgttgttgtttgttttctCATCAGAGCTACAGTAGCTGCTGACATATCTTCACCG GCATTTGGGATGTCTCCAAAGTTCTACGCTGATTTCGTCCTTAGGTCTTATGTTGCGGGGActcaattatcaagttatgtCAGCTTCTTAAGCAAAAATAATATGGCATTTAGTATCCTCTTGACCAGTTCAAGCACCATTGCTTCAGTTCTTATTACTCCATTTTTAACTAGTCTTCTTATCAGTTTAGTCGTTCCAGCCGATGCAGTTGCAATGGCAAAGTCAATCTTGCAGGTTGTTCTTCTCCCCGTCGCTCTTGGTTTAGTGTTGAACACCTctgttttttaa